The following coding sequences lie in one Primulina huaijiensis isolate GDHJ02 chromosome 2, ASM1229523v2, whole genome shotgun sequence genomic window:
- the LOC140957865 gene encoding uncharacterized protein encodes MDTSLANAALRPPVLDGTNYSLWKVKMRCYIKSLDERAWQRVINGWTSPSMTDQDGDSLPKPETDWTADEVQSSNYNSKALNAIFTSVDTNMFSLITNCTSAKSAWDTLQRHCEGSESVRRTRLRMLSSKFEIMRMEESDNILEYDRRLREIANEAFSLGNPISNERLVSKVLRSLPERFNIKICAIDEAKDTRQMALEDLISSLRTFEMNLDMQKKDKGKTIAFQASNNTYNDLIQISQEVNESDLCEDSSSFITKKFGDYLKRIRDKKKDAQPSKFPSLPTPERPQRLPGKQKSQPRNEGREKFDSKKYDSVQCRECKGFGHYANECVNRLRKNKGYNVSLSDEESDVDEKYADDDNQTSLTALLTEKHWLQVNPSGVALGVATPVRNICEKSVCLQSTASENLNVDDELKVDDEDITLESIQKLYEELFEDWTKRNKLNSSLMKENIDLKAVVDKLEVILSKKDLELGTTKDELQKATETLSKFNSSTSKLDSILLMGRDDKNGLGFKDSVFEIGESSNSTVFVKGKADTSTQPQPTPSIKSDPPKRQHSAPVPKKRKHRVIGTRSSDNCYQIGEERSCKHAQITELDLWHQKLGHANFKTLKNLSKYDAVRGMPNLSSGIPYVCGDCQKGKQIRMSHPVLPTSGTTRCLELLHMDLMGPMEVESLGGKEFHMNFQHQKPHSKMALPNAKTGRCKKWQGDQLAKFDSKSDKCLFLGYATDSRAYRMLNLRTRTIVESINVVFDDCADLKKKTAEDDVEDLLEIPIILENADVAPDVATSGTTCDTEVTKSQEDAHSDDEAVDDGSCIPSKIQKNHPASQIIGGMHEEVRTRKKDKVDYRKMVGLVCMSTIYSKVRFSCFVSQLEPKNVDDALKDEFWINAMHDELEEFVRNDVWTLVPPPDHGNIIGTKWIFKNKTDESGNIIRNKARLVAQGYTQVEGVDFDETFAPVARIEQPKGFEDPHNLDHVYKLKKALYGLKQAPRAWYGRLTEYLLEIGFKRGENGKLVGSEDEIIKMENHAA; translated from the exons ATGGATACATCACTTGCTAATGCAGCGCTTCGACCACCAGTCCTAGATGGAACCAATTACAGCCTATGGAAGGTCAAAATGAGATGCTACATAAAATCCTTAGATGAAAGGGCATGGCAGCGTGTCATCAATGGATGGACTTCACCAAGCATGACAGATCAAGATGGTGACAGCCTACCAAAACCTGAAACTGACTGGACTGCTGATGAAGTGCAAAGTTCGAACTATAACTCTAAGGCCTTGAATGCTATATTTACGTCAGTTGACACAAACATGTTCAGTTTAATCACAAACTGTACTTCTGCTAAAAGCGCATGGGATACCCTCCAAAGACACTGTGAAGGTTCCGAAAGTGTGCGACGAACCAGATTGAGAATGCTTTCTTCCAAATTCGAGATAATGAGGATGGAAGAATCTGATAACATATTGGAATATGATCGTCGCCTACGAGAAATTGCTAATGAGGCGTTCAGTCTTGGAAATCCCATCTCTAATGAACGACTAGTTAGTAAGGTTCTCCGTTCTTTGCCTGAAagattcaacataaaaatctgTGCGATAGATGAAGCCAAGGATACGAGGCAAATGGCTTTGGAAGACCTTATCAGTTCACTTCGGACTTTTGAGATGAACTTAGACATGCAGAAGAAGGATAAAGGGAAAACAATTGCATTCCAAGCTTCAAACAACACCTACAATGACCTAATTCAAATATCCCAAGAAGTCAATGAATCAGACCTTTGTGAGGACTCTAGCTCCTTTATCACAAAAAAATTCGGGgattatttgaaaagaattagagataagaagaaggatgcacaacccTCAAAATTTCCAAGTCTTCCTACACCTGAAAGACCACAAAGACTTCCTGGCAAACAAAAATCTCAACCGAGGAATGAAGGCAGAGAGAAATTTGACTCAAAGAAGTATGATTCAGTACAGTGTAGAGAGTGTAAGGGGTTTGGTCACTATGCCAATGAATGTGTCAACAGATTGCGGAAAAATAAAGGCTACAATGTTTCCCTAAGCGATGAAGAATCTGATGTGGATGAGAAATACGCTGATGACGATAATCAAACCTCCTTGACTGCATTATTGACAGAAAAACACTGGCTGCAAGTGAACCCTTCAGGTGTTGCCCTAGGTGTTGCCACACCTGTCCGCAACATTTGCGAAAAATCGGTCTGTTTACAATCTACAGCTTCTGAAAATTTGAATGTAGATGATGAATTGAAAGTTGATGATGAAGATATCACTCTTGAGAGTATACAAAAACTCTATGAAGAGTTGTTTGAAGATTGGACTAAAAGAAACAAGTTGAACTCAAGTCTCATGAAGGAGAACATCGATCTAAAAGCCGTGGTTGACAAACTTGAAGTAATCCTGAGCAAAAAGGATTTGGAACTAGGTACAACCAAGGACGAACTTCAAAAGGCAACTGAGACTTTGTCCAAATTCAATTCAAGCACATCCAAGCTTGATtccatacttttgatgggaagagatgacaagaaTGGCTTAGGTTTCAAAGACAGTGTGTTCGAAATTGGTGAATCCTCAAATTCAACTGTTTTTGTGAAAGGAAAAGCTGATACATCAACACAGCCTCAACCCACGCCCTCAATCAAAAGTGATCCTCCGAAAAGACAACATTCTGCACCCGTtcctaagaaaagaaaacacagg GTTATTG GTACAAGGTCTTCGGATAATTGCTATCAAATAGGTGAAGAACgttcatgcaaacatgcacaAATTACTGAACTCGACCTTTGGCATCAAAAACTCggtcatgcaaacttcaaaacCTTGAAAAATTTGAGTAAGTACGATGCTGTACGAGGTATGCCTAATCTTTCATCTGGTATACCATATGTGTGCGGAGATTGTCAAAAAGGTAAACAGATTCGCATGTCGCATCCAGTGTTGCCAACATCTGGAACAACACGCTGTCTGGAGTTACTACATATGGACCTTATGGGTCCTATGGAAGTTGAAAGCCTCGGAG GAAAGGaatttcacatgaattttcagcaCCAAAAACCCCACAGCAAAATGGCATTGCCGAACGCAAAAACAGGACGTTGCAAGAAATGGCAAGG GGATCAACTTGCTAAGTTTGATTCAAAGAGTGATAAGTGTTTATTTTTGGGATATGCCACTGATAGTCGTGCTTATCGTATGCTTAACTTAAGAACTAGGACTATTGTGGAATctattaatgttgtttttgatgattgtGCAGATCTCAAGAAGAAAACTGCTGAAGATGATGTGGAAGACCTACTGGAAATTCCAATCATACTGGAAAATGCAGATGTTGCcccagatgttgcaacatctggcacaacatgtGACACTGAAGTCACCAAATCGCAAGAAGATGCTCACAGCGATGATGAGGCAGTGGATGATGGATCGTGTATTCCAAGCAAAATCCAAAAGAATCATCCAGCATCTCAAATCATTGGAGGGATGCATGAAGAAGTTCGAACCCGAAAGAAAGACAAAGTTGACTATCGAAAAATGGTTGGACTAGTGTGCATGAGTACCATCTACTCAAAGGTTAGATTTTCATGCTTTGTATCTCAACTTGAACCTAAAAATGTCGATGATGCACTAAAAGATGAGTTCTGGATCAATGCTATGCATGATGAGCTTGAAGAGTTTGTTCGAAATGATGTTTGGACTTTAGTTCCACCCCCTGATCATGGCAATATAATTGgtacaaaatggatttttaaaaataaaactgatgagTCAGGGAACATCATTCGAAACAAAGCAAGGTTGGTTGCTCAAGGATACACTCAGGTTGAAggggttgattttgatgaaaccttTGCACCTGTTGCCCGCATTGA aCAGCCTAAAGGATTCGAGGATCCACATAATCTTGATCATGTGTACAAGTTGAAAAAGGCTCTCTATGGCTTGAAGCAAGCACCTCGTGCTTGGTATGGCAGACTGACTGAATACCTACTCGAAATCGGTTTCAAAAGAGGTGAG AATGGGAAACTTGTTGGAAGTGAAGATGAAATTATCAAAATGGAGAATCATGCAGCTTAA